The Branchiostoma lanceolatum isolate klBraLanc5 chromosome 1, klBraLanc5.hap2, whole genome shotgun sequence genomic sequence tttctcctatattctcctgtgcTCTCCTCTATTGTCCTATATCCTcctttcttctttgtttctgcTTCTTTCTTTAGCATGGAGCGTTATCTATTTCTTATAAAGGGACtgacatttgcataacattaaGCATACTCGGGACACATTTCATTAGCATACTCGGGACAAAGTAAATGAAGCCGTTACCCGGAAGAGCCGGTCGATGTGGCATTTGTCCGGTTCGCGACCTATCGTCCTATTCCAGTGACCCACTGACATCGCAGTTCCCCTCCATATCCGATCATAACTGAAGACATCATGGACGTCAGGCAGTACCTGTCACGTAAAGGTTACCATGGCGACACCAGCCCCACCCTGGATAACCTTCGCGCCATCCACCAGGCACACATGCTGACAGTTCCTTTCGAGAACCTCAGGTACAAACGAGGAACAGCATGTCTTTCAGATTGAATCGTGCCTGGTCTGCATAATGAGCTGTAAATACTAAAAACTTCCAAGaccccatacctttgccaaTGATGTTGAACCTTTAGTGAACTGACGTATTGTAAAGGTTTctctttgattatgcaaataaggtcctcatttgcataaattatatcagttgtaATCTAGGAGGTTAAATCTGTTTTTACCCTCCTTGCTTCTTCGgaatgaggccctgatttgcTTGATTTGTGTTTAATAATGTTCACCTTCCAAATGCCATAAGTATGccactagcctgtgtttacaaaatcaggctctcgctggctggggttGATGTCGGCATTTGGGCGGAGCTCAAATTGGTTAATTATATGCGTGAACCCTGACCCGCGAGTCACGTGATTCCGTCAGTCTAGTTCGTCGATAGAACGTTTTGAGCTCTACAGGAAAGAATCGCTGATTCCTCTGTTCATTGAGTGAGAGTGCAGATAATTGACCCCCTTTTAGAGGACGGTTACCGTCGGGCCGGTctctaggagcgcgatttagtttGCTccaacactcacacacacacacgcacgcacacacgaaAAACAAACCTTcatggcaaaggtaataaaaagtAAGCGAGTCAAACTCAAAGCGTAACGCCTTTTGAGAGCTACTAGTAGTGCTAGTGCAATGCACCCCGCCGAGGTTCGCGTTCAGCGAAGCACACCGAGTCGCCCCTACTGTTCTCAATAAGTATGTCTATTTTTTCgggcagaggtttgacacctgGGGCTAGCCCTTGGAACTcctattgtctcaaatgttcTATCGTTTCTACTTCTAAGTTATACTGACCCCATGTTACAAATGTTAAAAGATTTGTTGTCTTCTCTATATTTTTACAGCATCCACTGTGGAGAAGAGATTATACTTGATCTTCAGCTTCTCTACAACAAGATCGTGCTGAAGGGACGAGGCGGGTTCTGTTATGAGAATAACGGTCTGTTTTCATGGCTACTCGGTCAGCTCGGTTTCAACCTCAAAACCGTGTCAGCGCAGGTGATGAACAACACAGGGGAATTCACGCCAGAGATGGCACACCTTATCAACGTGGTGAGCATAGATGGAGACCGCTGGGTTGCGGATGTGGGGTACGGTTGTGCCTTCCGTACACCCATCCGTCTGGCACCGGACCATGAGCACCCTGACGTCACCGGTACATACAGGTAACGATACTGGTGTTAGTGGT encodes the following:
- the LOC136441806 gene encoding arylamine N-acetyltransferase, pineal gland isozyme NAT-10-like, with protein sequence MDVRQYLSRKGYHGDTSPTLDNLRAIHQAHMLTVPFENLSIHCGEEIILDLQLLYNKIVLKGRGGFCYENNGLFSWLLGQLGFNLKTVSAQVMNNTGEFTPEMAHLINVVSIDGDRWVADVGYGCAFRTPIRLAPDHEHPDVTGTYRLKQEGDTWFLQRKSKAKLDVDNYEATPDGIHKDDIKRESGEWVVLYKFTLQEHKLQDFSEMCSWAQRESPFFTGRPFCVLHLADGLITYMGRKLITTRYYETHLTKTTTVLDSDDAILAILWDMFRIKLENHLMVKE